The Emys orbicularis isolate rEmyOrb1 chromosome 14, rEmyOrb1.hap1, whole genome shotgun sequence genome includes a region encoding these proteins:
- the SIAH1 gene encoding E3 ubiquitin-protein ligase SIAH1 isoform X1 translates to MTGKSALSFLYSWKGGVLFTSCLPGSKTSKRKEMSRQTATALPTGTSKCTPSQRVPALTGTTASNNDLASLFECPVCFDYVLPPILQCQSGHLVCSNCRPKLTCCPTCRGPLGSIRNLAMEKVANSVLFPCKYASSGCEITLPHTEKADHEELCEFRPYSCPCPGASCKWQGSLDAVMPHLMHQHKSITTLQGEDIVFLATDINLPGAVDWVMMQSCFGFHFMLVLEKQEKYDGHQQFFAIVQLIGTRKQAENFAYRLELNGHRRRLTWEATPRSIHEGIATAIMNSDCLVFDTSIAQLFAENGNLGINVTISMC, encoded by the exons ATGACGGGGAAATCTGCCTTGAGCTTTCTGTATTCGTGGAAGGGGGGAGTCCTGTTTACATCATGTTTGCCAGGAAGTAAAACCAGCAAGAGAAAAG AAATGAGCCGTCAGACTGCTACAGCACTACCTACAGGTACTTCAAAGTGTACACCATCACAGAGGGTGCCTGCTCTGACTGGCACTACAGCTTCCAACAATGACTTGGCAAGTCTTTTTGAGTGTCCTGTGTGTTTTGACTATGTGCTGCCACCTATTCTTCAGTGTCAGAGTGGCCATCTTGTTTGTAGCAACTGTCGCCCCAAGCTTACATGCTGTCCAACTTGCCGAGGCCCACTGGGTTCCATTCGTAACTTGGCTATGGAAAAAGTTGCCAATTCTGTACTGTTCCCATGTAAATACGCCTCTTCTGGATGTGAGATAACTTTGCCACACACAGAAAAAGCAGACCATGAAGAGCTGTGTGAGTTTAGGCCTTATTCATGTCCATGTCCTGGTGCTTCATGTAAATGGCAAGGTTCGCTGGATGCTGTAATGCCACATTTGATGCATCAGCATAAGTCAATAACAACACTACAGGGAGAAGATATAGTTTTCCTTGCTACAGACATTAATCTTCCTGGTGCTGTTGACTGGGTTATGATGCAATCTTGTTTTGGCTTTCATTTCATGTTAGTCTTGGAGAAACAGGAAAAATATGATGGTCACCAGCAGTTCTTTGCTATTGTACAACTGATAGGAACACGCAAGCAAGCAGAAAATTTTGCTTATCGACTTGAGCTTAATGGTCATAGGCGGCGATTGACTTGGGAAGCAACTCCTCGATCTATTCATGAGGGAATTGCAACAGCCATTATGAATAGTGACTGTCTAGTCTTTGACACCAGCATTGCACAGCTCTTTGCAGAAAATGGCAATTTAGGCATCAATGTAACTATTTCAATGTGTTGA
- the SIAH1 gene encoding E3 ubiquitin-protein ligase SIAH1 isoform X2 — protein sequence MSRQTATALPTGTSKCTPSQRVPALTGTTASNNDLASLFECPVCFDYVLPPILQCQSGHLVCSNCRPKLTCCPTCRGPLGSIRNLAMEKVANSVLFPCKYASSGCEITLPHTEKADHEELCEFRPYSCPCPGASCKWQGSLDAVMPHLMHQHKSITTLQGEDIVFLATDINLPGAVDWVMMQSCFGFHFMLVLEKQEKYDGHQQFFAIVQLIGTRKQAENFAYRLELNGHRRRLTWEATPRSIHEGIATAIMNSDCLVFDTSIAQLFAENGNLGINVTISMC from the coding sequence ATGAGCCGTCAGACTGCTACAGCACTACCTACAGGTACTTCAAAGTGTACACCATCACAGAGGGTGCCTGCTCTGACTGGCACTACAGCTTCCAACAATGACTTGGCAAGTCTTTTTGAGTGTCCTGTGTGTTTTGACTATGTGCTGCCACCTATTCTTCAGTGTCAGAGTGGCCATCTTGTTTGTAGCAACTGTCGCCCCAAGCTTACATGCTGTCCAACTTGCCGAGGCCCACTGGGTTCCATTCGTAACTTGGCTATGGAAAAAGTTGCCAATTCTGTACTGTTCCCATGTAAATACGCCTCTTCTGGATGTGAGATAACTTTGCCACACACAGAAAAAGCAGACCATGAAGAGCTGTGTGAGTTTAGGCCTTATTCATGTCCATGTCCTGGTGCTTCATGTAAATGGCAAGGTTCGCTGGATGCTGTAATGCCACATTTGATGCATCAGCATAAGTCAATAACAACACTACAGGGAGAAGATATAGTTTTCCTTGCTACAGACATTAATCTTCCTGGTGCTGTTGACTGGGTTATGATGCAATCTTGTTTTGGCTTTCATTTCATGTTAGTCTTGGAGAAACAGGAAAAATATGATGGTCACCAGCAGTTCTTTGCTATTGTACAACTGATAGGAACACGCAAGCAAGCAGAAAATTTTGCTTATCGACTTGAGCTTAATGGTCATAGGCGGCGATTGACTTGGGAAGCAACTCCTCGATCTATTCATGAGGGAATTGCAACAGCCATTATGAATAGTGACTGTCTAGTCTTTGACACCAGCATTGCACAGCTCTTTGCAGAAAATGGCAATTTAGGCATCAATGTAACTATTTCAATGTGTTGA